The Brassica napus cultivar Da-Ae chromosome C7, Da-Ae, whole genome shotgun sequence genome has a segment encoding these proteins:
- the LOC106408298 gene encoding uncharacterized protein LOC106408298, with translation MCARDDDDGFEAESMLSKDYPLPESCSIGTELLGLRKKKVTDEWRRFRQPLMWRCKWLELKVKEIESQARGYDKEIQSYYQSKQFDLEKSKPCYGDDQTQRKSVVFKRGRRRRVEETTDVSAYISNHNVFSYAEKRKPTTLKPQCPVPDFGAGRKEDESEDDCFVCESHCSDDLLGEILCKIDEAQDKAKRLKEEACR, from the exons ATGTGTGctcgtgatgatgatgatggttttgAAGCCGAATCTATGTTAAGCAAAGATTACCCATTACCTGAGAGTTGTAGTATTGGTACTGAGCTTTTGGgtttgaggaagaagaaggtgacGGATGAGTGGAGGAGGTTTAGACAGCCTTTAATGTGGAGGTGCAAGTGGTTAGAGCTCAAGGTTAAGGAAATAGAGTCTCAAGCAAGAGGGTATGATAAAGAAATCCAAAGCTACTATCAGAGCAAACAGTTTGATTTGGAGAAGTCGAAACCTTGTTATGGTGATGATCAAACTCAGAGAAAGAGTGTTGTTTTcaagagaggaagaaggagacgtGTGGAAGAGACAACAGATGTTTCTGCTTATATCTCCAACCATAACGTTTTCTCTTATGCCG AAAAGAGGAAGCCAACAACTCTTAAACCTCAGTGTCCTGTTCCTG ATTTTGGTGCAGGCCGCAAGGAAGATGAGAGTGAAgatgattgttttgtttgtgaGTCACATTGTTCTGATGATCTCCTAGGCGAGATACTGTGTAAGATTGATGAGGCGCAGGATAAAGCAAAGAGATTGAAGGAAGAAGCGTGTCGATGA
- the LOC106398653 gene encoding LOW QUALITY PROTEIN: mitochondrial outer membrane protein porin 2 (The sequence of the model RefSeq protein was modified relative to this genomic sequence to represent the inferred CDS: deleted 2 bases in 1 codon), which yields ILLQLSIFQWAKTPRCIKFLFFFFGRPNLKKKKRIFLSSCKTDLLTRDYNTDHKFSISTNTLSGVALTSTVLRKGVVHAADVSTQYKYRNALFDVKIDTDSNVMTTITITEILPSTKAIASFKVPDYNSSKLEVQYFHDHATVTATAALKQNPLVDLTATLGSPTISFGAEAGYDTTSRLLLLVDCMRLIMTSVKSIVTISGEIDTKTLEKYPRFGLSLALKP from the exons ATCCTCCTCCAGCTTTCGATTTTCCAGTGGGCTAAAACGCCGCGTTGCATtaagtttcttttcttcttctttggacgaccaaatctaaaaaaaaaaaagagaatcttTCTTTCATCATGTAAAACAGATCTGTTGACGAGAGATTACAACACCGATCACAAGTTCAGTATCTCCACTAACACTCTCTCCGGCGTC GCTCTTACTTCCACTGTCCTTAGGAAAGGAGTAGTCCACGCTGCTGATGTTTCCACTCAATACAAGTACCGAAACGCTCTCTTCGACGTCAAGATCGACACTGATTCAAAC GTCATGACAACCATCACAATCACTGAGATCCTCCCCTCTACAAAAGCCATCGCTTCCTTCAAAGTCCCTGATTACAACTCCAGCAAG CTTGAGGTTCAATACTTCCATGATCACGCGACGGTTACAGCCACCGCAGCTTTGAAACAAAACCCTCTGGTCGATCTAACAGCTACTCTTGGCTCCCCAACTATCTCATTCGGTGCCGAAGCTGGTTACGACACCACCTCTCGGTTATTACTGTTGGTGGATTGTATGCGGTTGATCA TGACGAGTGTGAAATCGATTGTGACGATCTCTGGGGAGATTGATACCAAGACGTTGGAGAAGTACCCGAGGTTTGGTCTCTCGCTTGCTCTTAAACCTTGA
- the LOC106407443 gene encoding LOB domain-containing protein 38-like: protein MSCNGCRVLRKGCSETCILRPCIQWIESAEAQGHATVFVAKFFGRAGLMSFISSVPESQCPALFQSLLYEACGRTVNPVNGAVGLLWTGNWSVCQAAVETVLRGGSLRPIPELLTRDGGFPLATSDEVSEICMEMMNDSGDRNVYHHSRFSSSRSRATASPPKRRRLASEQQQQRPSSELDFSMVPAFPIKTTPFKEETRRPETPYSEESVTTAPFLDHIASERFVRGGGETTKLLNLFA from the exons ATGAGTTGCAATGGTTGTCGTGTTCTCCGGAAAGGTTGCAGCGAGACTTGCATCCTCCGTCCCTGTATCCAGTGGATCGAATCAGCGGAAGCTCAAGGCCACGCCACCGTCTTTGTAGCCAAATTCTTCGGCCGTGCTGGTCTCATGTCATTCATCTCCTCCGTACCGGAATCTCAGTGCCCTG CTTTGTTTCAGTCCTTGCTCTACGAAGCTTGCGGAAGAACTGTGAATCCGGTGAACGGCGCCGTCGGGTTGTTGTGGACTGGGAATTGGAGTGTCTGTCAAGCGGCGGTTGAGACGGTGCTCCGCGGCGGTTCTTTGAGACCTATCCCTGAGCTACTCACACGTGACGGCGGATTCCCGTTGGCAACTTCCGACGAAGTATCCGAGATCTGCATGGAGATGATGAATGATTCCGGTGATCGGAATGTCTACCACCACTCAAGATTCTCGAGCTCTAGGTCCAGAGCGACGGCTTCTCCGCCCAAACGGAGACGATTAGCGtcagaacaacaacaacaacgaccGTCGTCGGAGCTAGATTTCTCTATGGTCCCTGCTTTTCCGATTAAAACGACACCGTTTAAGGAGGAAACACGACGACCAGAAACACCGTACTCGGAGGAATCCGTTACAACGGCGCCGTTTCTGGATCACATCGCCAGTGAACGGTTTGTACGCGGCGGAGGAGAAACGACAAAGTTGCTCAACCTTTTCGCTTGA
- the LOC106410775 gene encoding protein LTV1 homolog — MGKKKFIDKKKAATFELCPRDTSDPLYSDVPGGDKIFLRVDQNPVNINGFAEDNSQFDDAPEEEDLAYGYSSFAGSSSNNPLPADVRKEILELGYPDDGYNYLDHLREIKNTGGGSNFYANPKFEGEYLPRDVKAYDASRVKVSGVVVDGDGDGDGDGGEDDKLMYSVASKTVNVKVKKAIDPEVAALLEDSDGSQFGSDVEDLEEDFVVRANLADEGEGCSGVSNEEEEEGEFARPPVAAENNPSRVPRQIDELFDQLELNEYGSESDYDGEEEEFKAQSVGDLIYEKPKDYELDEKYMNPADLLKNSDSAKDKEELEYIIRRSVQYGENLVNSNEDELVEVVEESSDESEKWDCQTIVTTYSNLDNHPGLICDPERARKKLSEALAKAKSLNGGGSRIITLQGKEKLPVEFLPGRRAEQTSVKPKAEPVKRKTHGQETKEEKKERKAAVKTEKREARKMKKETKELYRFETQRAQKAVAVSGPSSIPL, encoded by the coding sequence atggggaagaagaagttcatCGACAAGAAAAAGGCGGCGACTTTCGAGCTCTGCCCTCGCGACACGTCAGACCCATTATACAGCGACGTCCCGGGAGGCGATAAGATCTTCCTACGAGTCGATCAGAACCCAGTGAACATCAACGGTTTCGCTGAAGACAACTCACAGTTCGATGACGCccctgaagaagaagatttggCTTACGGCTACTCCAGCTTCGCGGGTTCGAGTAGCAACAACCCTTTACCCGCTGATGTGAGGAAGGAGATTCTCGAGCTGGGTTATCCTGATGATGGGTATAACTACTTGGACCATTTGAGAGAGATTAAGAACACTGGCGGCGGTTCTAACTTCTACGCTAACCCTAAGTTCGAAGGCGAGTATCTGCCTCGTGACGTCAAGGCTTATGATGCTTCTCGTGTTAAGGTATCTGGTGTGGTGGTggatggagatggagatggagatggagatggtGGTGAGGATGATAAGTTGATGTATAGCGTGGCGTCCAAGACTGTTAATGTTAAGGTGAAGAAAGCTATTGATCCTGAAGTTGCTGCTTTGCTTGAGGACAGTGATGGGTCTCAGTTTGGTTCTGATGTTGAGGATCTGGAGGAGGATTTTGTTGTGCGAGCTAATCTTGCGGATGAGGGAGAGGGTTGTTCTGGTGTGAGCaatgaggaggaagaggaggggGAGTTTGCTAGACCTCCTGTGGCGGCTGAGAACAACCCGAGTAGAGTTCCTCGTcagattgatgagttgtttgaTCAGCTTGAGCTTAATGAGTATGGAAGTGAGAGTGActatgatggagaagaagaagagttcaagGCGCAGAGCGTTGGTGATCTTATTTACGAGAAGCCGAAAGATTACGAGCTTGATGAGAAGTATATGAACCCTGCGGATCTGTTGAAGAACAGTGACTCTGCGAAAGATAAAGAGGAGCTTGAGTACATCATCCGCAGGTCTGTACAGTACGGTGAGAATCTGGTAAACAGCAACGAAGATGAGCTTGTGGAGGTGGTTGAAGAAAGCAGCGACGAGAGCGAGAAGTGGGATTGCCAAACCATAGTCACAACGTACTCGAATCTCGATAACCACCCTGGTTTAATCTGTGATCCAGAGAGAGCGAGGAAGAAGCTGAGCGAAGCACTAGCTAAAGCAAAGAGTTTGAATGGTGGTGGGAGTAGGATCATTACCCTCCAAGGGAAAGAGAAGCTTCCGGTTGAGTTTTTACCCGGTAGGAGAGCTGAGCAAACCAGTGTCAAACCGAAAGCTGAACCGGTGAAGAGGAAGACTCATGGGCAAGAGACgaaagaggagaagaaagagaggaagGCTGCTGTGAAAACAGAGAAGAGGGAAGcgaggaagatgaagaaagagACAAAGGAGCTTTATCGGTTTGAAACGCAGCGTGCTCAGAAGGCTGTTGCTGTTTCTGGTCCATCTTCTATTCCTCTTTAA